From Scomber scombrus chromosome 9, fScoSco1.1, whole genome shotgun sequence, one genomic window encodes:
- the LOC133985818 gene encoding sodium/potassium/calcium exchanger 3-like: MKAPRRPRQTLLLPRLCICGVGLVTAAWIFHFNDVTGSHGVTVNVGIALSKRELIQQKDDNDTTPRTAISEFPEDIFTPEQRRQGAVLLHVLCAIYNFHALAIVCDVYFVPSLEKVSENLQLSQDVAGATFMAAGSSAPELFTSLIGVFITKGDVGVGTIVGSAVFNILVIIGLCGIFSGQPISLSWWPLFRDAFFYILSILVLILVIYDEKVLWWETIILISMYGIYIIIMKFNRPLCSLVERHCIRAGQPCLSSLRRTTAVGSIGDCDNDMVPLKPDSCVVAGQDSGVVMVDELLNLHPHQLSFSEASLRLLITPHIPPYTRLRMAGHMIINERQRLIRARVGHEEGGPSGEDGVNGNGTWMRENGTVAECDRPSLQGERERTKEAGRETGGGAHPKEEDEEDEEEQEEGEENTPFKPFIIPDGWCMRVKWLLSWPVSVLLHCTVPDCNLPRWERWYLLTFLASTLWIALLSYLMVWMVTIISYTLGIPDVIMGITFLAAGTSVPDCIASLIVARQGLGDMAVSNSIGSNIFDVLLGLGFPWALRTLIVSYGSVVTINSKGLVYSVILLLASVILTVLCVHLNRWKLDRRLGLCLMLLYAIFLLCSIGFERL; encoded by the exons ATGAAGGCGCCGAGGAGACCGAGGCAGACGCTGCTCCTCCCCCGGCTCTGCATCTGCGGGGTCGGTCTGGTCACAGCCGCCTGGATCTTTCACTTCAATGATGTTACAG GCTCACATGGAGTCACTGTGAATGTGGGCATCGCCTTATCCAAGAGAGAGCTCATCCAGCAGAAAGATGACAACGACACTACACCTAGAACTG CTATCAGTGAGTTTCCTGAAGACATTTTCACTCCGGAGCAGAGGAGACAGGGAGCGGTACTCCTTCACGTTCTCTGC GCTATCTACAATTTTCACGCGCTGGCCATTGTGTGCGACGTTTATTTTGTGCCATCACTGGAAAAAGTATCAGAG AACCTTCAACTCAGCCAGGATGTTGCCGGGGCAACCTTCATGGCAGCTGGAAGCTCGGCCCCCGAGCTCTTCACCTCTTTGATTG GGGTGTTTATCACAAAAGGAGACGTGGGTGTGGGAACTATCGTGGGATCGGCTGTCTTTAACATCCTGGTCATCATCGGCCTCTGTGGCATCTTCTCTGGACAG CCGATCTCTCTGAGCTGGTGGCCTCTGTTTCGTGATGCTTTCTTTTACATCCTGTCCATCCTGGTGCTTATTCTG GTGATCTATGATGAAAAAGTCCTGTG GTGGGAGACCATCATCCTGATCTCTATGTATGGAATCTACATAATCATCATGAA GTTCAACAGACCTCTGTGCAGCCTGGTGGAGAGACACTGCATCAGAGCAGGTCAGCCATGTCTGAGCAGCCTGCGGAGGACGACTGCTGTCGGAAGCATCGGAGACTGTGACAATGACATGGTGCCGCTGAAGCCAG aCTCATGTGTGGTGGCCGGTCAGGACTCAGGGGTGGTGATGGTGGATGAGCTGCTGAACCTGCACCCCCATCAGCTCTCCTTCTCAGAGGCAAGCCTCCGCCTTCTCATCACCCCACATATCCCCCCCTACACCCGCTTGCGCATGGCAGGACACATGATAATCAACGAG AGGCAGAGGCTGATCCGGGCTCGGGTCGGCCACGAAGAGGGGGGACCCTCGGGGGAGGATGGTGTGAATGGTAACGGGACGTGGATGAGGGAGAATGGGACGGTGGCCGAGTGCGACAGGCCGTCgctgcagggagagagagagaggactaAAGAGGCGGGGCGAGAGACAGGAGGGGGAGCACATCCTaaagaggaggacgaggaggatgaggaagagcaggaggaaggagaagagaacaCTCCTTTCAAACCTTTCATCATACCAG ATGGTTGGTGCATGCGTGTGAAGTGGCTGCTCTCCTGGCCAGTGAGCGTCCTGCTTCACTGCACTGTGCCCGACTGTAACCTGCCACGCTGGGAGCGCTGGTACCTGCTCACCTTCCTGGCCTCCACGCTCTGGATAGCCCTCTTGTCTTACCTCATGGTCTGGATG GTGACTATAATCAGCTACACACTTGGAATCCCGGACGTCATCATGGGCATCACCTTCCTGGCAGCCGGCACCAGTGTCCCTGACTGCATCGCCAGCCTCATCGTTGCCCggcaag gtttGGGCGACATGGCCGTTTCCAACTCCATTGGCAGTAATATATTTGATGTGCTGCTGGGTCTGGGCTTCCCCTGGGCGCTGAGGACTCTCATTGTCAGTTATGGATCAGTG gTGACAATCAACAGTAAAGGTCTGGTGTACTCAGTGATTTTGCTGTTGGCCTCAGTCATACTGACT gtCCTGTGTGTCCACCTGAACCGCTGGAAGTTGGACCGCAGGCTGGGACTCTGTCTCATGCTGCTCTACGctatcttcctcctctgctccatcGGCTTCGAGAGACTGTAg